In the Flavobacterium sp. J372 genome, one interval contains:
- a CDS encoding TonB-dependent receptor produces the protein MNFYRFLLLLVLAGGWCSQAQHTLRGSVTSAQHTPLDGAHIHIESLHAVASPDGSYELHGISTGNHRVIVSYLGYKSLDTIIDFDSDRILNAFLQPESLKLEEVQVAVRNPEKETRHDQRIKQEVLERYSNATVGDALREVAGTYTLRTGSSIVKPVINGMHSSRVPVFNGGVRLEDQQWGVEHAPNLDINSAQRLSVIKGAAALQYSGDAVGGVVLAEPFRVLQDTLFGRTILTGDSNGRGGSITSSIHKGAVKGWAWNAAGTFKYMGDRQGPDYVLSNTGNREANFAGDVAYRRESNEFTFGYSLYNTTIGIAKATHIGSTGDLVRAINSREPSVIEPFTYNIGAPRQEVMHHTVKAGYTRKSDDTETALEYALQLNDRKEYDLRRGQYENKPALDLTLATHSLTGHWKKELETGSVMLGANGMMQRNEASPDTGIRPLIPNYSRYDAGAFGMYTHKFSETLLAEAGLRYDFSHVNATKFYQKSRWDALGYNDGSLDHIITGDFGTQWRTNPTYDYHNLSASLGIRKTLESGLQLLANAGLAVRNPNPSELFSDGLHHSTGTIELGDLRIGKEKAVKLSATVLDNEGDFTFSAMPYINIINNYIYLQPTGAEYTIRGSFPVYSYRQTDALLSGLDVQAGWQVTDAFKYTFTGAYIYGQDTRNDFPVVDMPPLNITNAIRYTSSWKNLYAELRSEAVFRQSRYQDNNFFTDVAVGDELVPILTDVSTPPPGYHLLHFTSGLQFRIAGVQSALSLSVHNIFNTSYRDYLNRQRLYLDEAGRNFQLQLKLNY, from the coding sequence ATGAACTTTTACCGATTTCTCCTGCTGTTGGTTTTGGCGGGGGGCTGGTGTTCACAGGCGCAGCATACATTGCGCGGCAGTGTAACATCAGCACAACATACACCGCTTGACGGGGCGCACATTCATATAGAAAGTCTGCATGCCGTAGCTTCGCCTGACGGCAGCTATGAACTGCATGGCATCAGCACGGGCAATCACCGCGTTATTGTTTCCTATCTTGGCTATAAGAGCCTTGACACTATAATTGATTTTGACAGCGACAGGATTCTTAATGCCTTTTTGCAGCCCGAAAGCCTGAAGCTTGAGGAAGTGCAGGTGGCTGTTCGCAACCCCGAAAAAGAAACCCGGCATGACCAACGCATTAAACAGGAAGTGCTGGAACGCTATAGCAATGCTACCGTGGGCGATGCCCTGCGCGAAGTGGCGGGAACCTACACATTGCGCACAGGCAGCAGTATTGTAAAGCCTGTCATAAATGGTATGCACAGCAGCAGGGTTCCTGTTTTTAACGGCGGAGTACGATTAGAAGACCAGCAATGGGGCGTGGAGCATGCCCCTAACCTCGACATTAATTCAGCACAACGGTTATCAGTTATCAAAGGGGCTGCAGCGTTGCAATACAGCGGTGACGCGGTTGGCGGGGTGGTGCTGGCCGAGCCGTTCAGGGTATTGCAGGACACGCTATTCGGGCGGACGATACTTACGGGCGACAGCAACGGGCGCGGCGGGAGCATAACGTCATCTATTCACAAAGGCGCAGTGAAAGGCTGGGCATGGAATGCTGCAGGCACGTTTAAATATATGGGCGACAGGCAGGGGCCTGATTATGTGTTGAGCAACACCGGCAACCGCGAGGCTAACTTTGCAGGAGATGTTGCTTACCGCCGTGAAAGTAATGAATTTACTTTTGGCTATAGCCTTTATAATACAACAATAGGCATAGCTAAAGCAACCCATATAGGAAGCACCGGAGATTTGGTTCGGGCCATCAACAGCCGTGAGCCATCAGTTATTGAGCCGTTTACATATAACATTGGCGCACCACGCCAGGAAGTGATGCATCACACAGTAAAAGCAGGTTATACCCGTAAAAGCGATGATACTGAAACCGCGCTGGAATATGCCTTGCAGCTGAATGACCGTAAGGAATATGACCTGCGCCGCGGCCAGTATGAAAACAAACCGGCGCTTGATTTGACCCTGGCTACTCACAGCCTTACAGGGCATTGGAAAAAAGAATTGGAAACAGGCTCTGTGATGTTGGGCGCAAACGGGATGATGCAGCGTAACGAGGCAAGTCCTGATACAGGCATACGTCCGCTCATACCCAACTACAGCCGGTATGATGCCGGCGCATTTGGCATGTACACGCACAAGTTTAGTGAAACGCTTCTGGCAGAAGCAGGGCTACGATATGACTTCAGCCATGTAAATGCTACCAAGTTTTACCAAAAGAGCCGGTGGGATGCACTTGGGTATAACGACGGAAGTTTAGACCATATCATAACCGGCGATTTTGGGACGCAGTGGCGCACAAATCCCACCTATGACTATCACAACCTTTCGGCGAGCCTGGGCATCCGCAAAACGCTTGAAAGTGGCTTACAGCTTTTGGCAAATGCAGGTTTGGCCGTGCGTAACCCTAACCCTTCAGAACTTTTTAGCGACGGACTGCACCACAGCACGGGTACGATAGAGCTGGGAGACCTCCGCATCGGTAAAGAAAAGGCGGTGAAGCTGTCGGCAACGGTTTTAGATAATGAAGGCGATTTTACGTTCAGCGCTATGCCATACATCAATATCATCAATAACTATATCTATTTACAGCCGACGGGTGCAGAATATACTATACGAGGTTCGTTTCCGGTTTACTCTTATCGGCAGACAGATGCATTGCTTTCGGGGCTCGACGTACAGGCAGGATGGCAGGTAACGGATGCTTTCAAATATACTTTCACAGGGGCGTACATTTATGGCCAGGACACAAGGAACGACTTTCCAGTAGTCGACATGCCGCCGCTCAACATAACAAACGCCATCCGCTACACTTCATCTTGGAAAAACTTGTATGCCGAGTTACGAAGTGAAGCCGTGTTCCGCCAAAGCCGTTATCAGGATAATAACTTTTTTACTGATGTGGCCGTAGGTGATGAGCTTGTCCCGATACTTACGGATGTGAGCACTCCCCCGCCCGGCTATCACCTGCTGCATTTTACATCAGGATTACAGTTCAGGATAGCAGGCGTGCAGAGCGCTTTGTCACTGTCAGTACATAATATTTTCAATACATCGTACAGAGATTATCTCAACCGCCAGCGGCTTTACCTTGACGAAGCCGGGCGCAATTTTCAATTACAATTAAAACTGAATTATTAA
- a CDS encoding type 1 periplasmic binding fold superfamily protein, producing MKHFKIFAIALTALFAASCSDDDATTAVPVNEEEVITTVTATFVPQGGGDTVTLTYRDLDGDGPNLPVPTISGPFISGKTYAGSVTFLNELVNPAENITEEIEEEGDEHQIFFVQTGGNLGTFTYTDTDVNGKPVGLNVNFNTSNTAATGQLRIVLVHEPNKNAEGVAQGIITNAGGATDAEAVFNIQVVQP from the coding sequence ATGAAGCATTTTAAAATTTTCGCAATCGCACTTACAGCACTATTCGCAGCATCATGCAGTGATGACGATGCAACAACGGCAGTACCTGTAAACGAAGAAGAAGTGATAACAACCGTAACGGCCACATTTGTACCGCAGGGCGGCGGCGATACAGTAACGCTTACCTATCGTGACCTTGACGGAGACGGGCCAAACCTTCCTGTACCTACGATTTCCGGGCCGTTTATCTCGGGTAAAACATATGCAGGTTCAGTTACGTTTCTGAATGAACTGGTGAATCCGGCAGAGAACATCACTGAAGAGATTGAGGAAGAAGGCGATGAGCACCAGATTTTCTTTGTACAGACAGGAGGTAATTTAGGCACATTCACGTATACTGATACTGATGTAAATGGTAAGCCTGTTGGACTTAATGTTAACTTCAACACATCAAACACTGCCGCAACGGGACAACTGCGCATTGTTCTGGTTCACGAGCCTAATAAAAATGCAGAAGGTGTGGCACAGGGCATAATCACAAACGCGGGCGGGGCTACAGATGCAGAAGCGGTATTTAATATACAGGTGGTACAGCCGTAG
- a CDS encoding DoxX family membrane protein — protein MNSQFTKIVRILLGIILILFGANKLYAFIPLPEPSPEAAEFISSLAATGYVLTIIAIFEIFIGLLLLFKKWVPFALVLLVPLSLNILLFHLFLDVPSVGTAILVAALNGILLYKHRQKYKPLFA, from the coding sequence ATGAATTCACAGTTTACAAAAATCGTACGGATACTGCTCGGCATCATCCTTATTCTCTTTGGCGCAAACAAGCTTTATGCTTTCATTCCGCTACCCGAGCCTTCGCCTGAAGCGGCAGAATTTATATCGTCACTTGCGGCTACGGGCTATGTGCTTACCATCATTGCCATCTTCGAAATTTTCATCGGGTTGCTGCTGCTTTTCAAAAAATGGGTGCCTTTTGCATTGGTGCTGCTGGTTCCGTTGTCATTGAATATTTTATTGTTTCACCTTTTTTTAGATGTACCTTCGGTTGGTACGGCAATACTGGTAGCAGCGCTCAACGGCATACTGCTTTACAAACACCGCCAGAAATACAAGCCCCTTTTCGCCTGA
- a CDS encoding prolyl oligopeptidase family protein, translating into MKKLILTMAAVSSLTATAQTTMDATPKRKYPTTKKDNTKDVYFGTEIADPYRWLEDDRSAQTAAWVAEQNEVTFEYLDKIPFRDAIRERMKQLWNYERVSAPSVEGEYTYYYKNDGLQDQSVMYRRDRAGKEEVFLDPNTFSKDGTTSLGGVNFTTKGDLAAYSISEGGSDWRTVLVIDAKTKKQIGTPLTNVKFSGMAWKGNDGFYYSSYDKPKGSELSAKTDQHKLYYHKLGTPQSQDKVIFGDKVKRRYVGGYVTEDNRYLVISAANSTSGNELYIQDLSKPNSPIIKVTDNFDSDSSVIDNVGTKLYIHTNYKAPNGRIVTVDAATPQQKNWKDLIPETENVLTPSTGGGYIFAEYMKDALSVISQYDYNGKFVRDITLPGPGYAGGFGGKKTDKTLYYAFTNYITPGTIFSFDPMTGESEVYARPKVDFNPDDYVSKQVFYTSKDGTTIPMMITHRKDLKVTRKTPTILYGYGGFNVSLTPSFSIANAVWMENGGIYAVPNIRGGGEYGKKWHDAGTKMQKQSVFDDFIAAADYLITNGYTSPDYLAVFGGSNGGLLVGATMTQRPDLMKVAIPAVGVLDMLRYHTFTAGAGWAYDYGTAADSKEMFEYLKGYSPLHNIKKGTQYPATLITTGDHDDRVVPAHSFKFAATLQEAQAGQNPVLIRIGVKAGHGAGKSVTQVIDEYSDVQAFTLYNMGVKPDMKK; encoded by the coding sequence ATGAAAAAACTAATATTAACCATGGCTGCCGTAAGCAGCCTGACCGCTACTGCCCAAACCACTATGGACGCTACGCCAAAGCGCAAATACCCTACAACCAAAAAAGACAATACTAAAGATGTTTACTTCGGGACAGAAATTGCCGACCCTTACCGATGGCTGGAAGATGACCGCTCCGCACAAACTGCTGCATGGGTAGCCGAACAAAATGAGGTAACATTTGAGTATCTTGATAAAATACCTTTCCGTGATGCGATACGCGAGCGTATGAAGCAGCTTTGGAATTACGAGCGGGTGTCGGCACCGTCTGTTGAAGGTGAATATACCTACTATTACAAGAATGACGGCCTTCAGGACCAAAGCGTGATGTACAGACGCGACAGAGCAGGAAAAGAGGAGGTTTTTCTCGATCCCAACACTTTTTCTAAAGACGGGACAACATCGCTGGGTGGTGTAAACTTTACAACAAAGGGCGATCTTGCAGCCTATTCTATTTCCGAAGGCGGTAGTGACTGGCGTACCGTTCTTGTAATAGATGCCAAAACAAAGAAACAGATTGGCACACCGCTTACCAATGTAAAGTTCAGCGGGATGGCATGGAAAGGCAATGACGGCTTTTATTACTCCAGCTATGACAAACCAAAGGGAAGTGAACTATCTGCAAAGACAGATCAGCATAAACTGTACTACCATAAGCTGGGTACGCCTCAAAGCCAGGACAAAGTAATATTTGGCGATAAAGTAAAGCGCCGTTATGTAGGCGGCTATGTAACTGAAGACAACCGCTATCTTGTGATTTCGGCTGCCAACAGCACATCAGGCAATGAATTGTACATACAAGACCTCAGCAAGCCTAACAGCCCGATTATAAAGGTTACCGATAATTTTGACAGCGACAGCAGCGTGATTGACAATGTTGGCACTAAACTATATATACATACTAATTACAAAGCACCAAATGGCAGAATAGTTACTGTTGATGCTGCAACACCGCAGCAGAAGAACTGGAAAGACCTGATACCGGAAACAGAGAACGTACTGACACCTTCAACAGGCGGGGGCTATATTTTTGCTGAATACATGAAAGACGCTTTATCGGTTATCAGCCAGTATGATTACAACGGTAAATTTGTCAGGGATATCACCCTTCCCGGACCGGGTTATGCAGGCGGCTTTGGCGGTAAAAAGACAGACAAAACCCTTTACTATGCTTTTACTAACTATATCACTCCGGGGACAATATTTTCTTTTGACCCGATGACAGGAGAAAGTGAGGTATATGCCAGGCCAAAAGTAGATTTTAATCCTGATGATTACGTGTCTAAACAAGTGTTTTACACATCAAAAGACGGTACAACAATACCTATGATGATCACTCACAGGAAAGACCTTAAGGTTACCCGCAAGACACCTACAATACTGTATGGCTATGGCGGCTTTAACGTAAGCCTTACACCATCATTCAGCATTGCCAACGCAGTATGGATGGAAAACGGCGGTATTTATGCTGTACCTAACATTCGCGGTGGCGGAGAATATGGTAAGAAGTGGCATGATGCAGGCACAAAAATGCAGAAGCAGAGTGTGTTTGATGATTTTATTGCTGCGGCAGATTACCTAATTACCAATGGCTACACATCACCCGACTACCTTGCTGTTTTCGGCGGGAGCAACGGCGGGCTGCTTGTAGGGGCCACCATGACGCAGCGGCCAGACCTTATGAAGGTAGCCATCCCGGCAGTAGGCGTGCTGGACATGTTGCGCTATCATACTTTTACCGCAGGCGCGGGCTGGGCATATGATTATGGCACGGCTGCCGACAGTAAAGAAATGTTTGAGTACCTTAAAGGCTACTCACCCCTTCACAATATAAAGAAAGGCACACAATACCCTGCCACGCTTATAACTACCGGTGACCATGACGACCGCGTGGTACCGGCACACAGCTTCAAATTTGCCGCTACACTACAGGAAGCACAGGCAGGCCAAAATCCTGTACTGATACGTATTGGTGTAAAGGCCGGGCATGGTGCAGGAAAATCAGTAACGCAGGTTATCGATGAGTATAGCGATGTACAGGCATTTACGCTTTATAACATGGGTGTTAAACCTGATATGAAGAAATAG